In Paralichthys olivaceus isolate ysfri-2021 chromosome 12, ASM2471397v2, whole genome shotgun sequence, the genomic window TAAGAAGATTGTCAGATGTGAATTTCGGTAGCCACCATGAGCCAGCAAGGAAAACCAGTGGTTTTTTATGAAGTGGTTTATAGATCTTCCACTGCTGCAGGCAAACcattgattcatttaaaaaaataaaaataaaaaaacgttgCAAAGCACTGCTTTGGTGTGATGATACATACAGGAGACCAAAATTAGtccttttgttgtgttgtgagaGTCACAGCAGCTGCCATTTTATTTTAAGGATCACTTTATTTTCTGCCCTCTTTGTAGTGACAGGATTTATGTCCCTGTTGTTTGTCAGATAATGTGCAAGTAAAGTACAGGTCCAAGGTGGTGAAGTACAAGTGGCCCATGCCACAGCAGGCGGCAGAATCCATCCCATGGGTCCAGGTGAAGTTGGCCAATGGAGAGACTCTACAGACCAAGCTGCTGGTCAGTTTGACTCCATCACATGAATTTgaccttttcttctttccttctttccttcctttgtTTGCTGTTTACTGTCTTCCTGTTACTCATCTGTTTTTCAGATCGGTGCAGATGGACCAAACTCAATGGTGAGGAGGGAATTAGGGATACCGACAGTCAAGTGGAACTATGACCAGTCAGCTGTTGTTGCTGTGCTGCACCTATCAGAAGtgagtcatttatttattacctctgccaaggaggttatgttcaTCGacgtttgtttgttcatttgttagCTAGCAGgtttactcaaaaactactacGAGGTTGATTAAATTCTGTGGAGCGGTGAAGCATTACCTCAGGAAGAATCCATTAACTTTTGGAGGGAATCAGGATAACAGGGCGGATCCTGGGATATTTTGTCCCTTTCACATATGCTCTTCAAGAGCTCCTCTAGTTAATATTAacgtttatttatttgataagGACAGATGCAATACACAGACATTATAGCATAGCAATAATGCAACGCAGTGTGGCATTTGTAGCAACTGTTAATTTCCAATGTCTGTTCCCAGAAGGACAGAAGGaataacaaacataaaacatgagAATGATTATAATGATTATACAATTAGACTATACACTTTTGCAGCTGTACAACGAGCCACTTATGAGCTCACAAATGTATAATTATACAATATGATactgaaataaacacatatccattcacataaacacatcCATATATACACTACATGCACGTACACATGGCGTGTCCATAAAAACATACACACCTACCTCCGCCCCAGTCCCTACACATGACCGCCagattgatttgttttcaagAATTCCCATTCAGCACAGTTATACACTGTATTTCTCAATACTttttataatgtgtataatttgtgcacagaaatgttgaagtatttaacatatttttattatgaTAGTTATTTCATGTCACGTCTGTCAGCATGCAGAGAACAATACACCTACTCTGCAGCAACCTTGATattatcttgtttttatgtGCGACATATGTTAAGTAAAATATAGCTGGACAATGCCACACAATGAGAGCGTaatatttcatgtttgtgtttgacagccTACAGAGAACAATGTGGCATGGCAGAGGTTCCTCCCAACAGGACCCATTGCAATGTTACCGGTAATGTATCATCAGTAGATAGTTGTAGCAGGAAATCTGTCTGTCACATAAGCATTTAATGAAGCTCCCCTGTCCGTGCTCTGTGCAGCTGTCGGACACAGAGAGCTCTCTGGTGTGGTCAACCAGCCATCGCCTCGCTGAGGAGCTGCTGGCGCTGGATGAGGAGAGCTTCGTCGACGCCATAAACTCGGCTTTTGTAAGTTTTGCTCCGATCATTGAACTGCTGATGTTGTATTTACACTCGGATTCCACATAAGTCACACGACTCACGCTACGTTTCTGTGTTTTATGGGCAGTATGATTCAGGGGTTCTAACTCTGTTTTTCAGtgactcacacaaacaatattgtcattgtttttgtcCAGAGTTTACACAATACTAATATTTCACTGCGGGAGTGACCTACCTAtccatttttttatgtttggagaAACTCCTTTTTCCCAAGCTGGCTATTTTTACTGGTCCTGCTGATGGACGGGGTCACCACGGTTGAGTCACGTTTGGTTTCAGGCCTGGTTTGCTAATTAAACCTGTGGTCACCCAGTGTCGACCATTACTGCATGGAATGTTTTTCAAACAGAGCTAATTCAACTGCATAGCCTGGCCGGCATCTTCTTTTAATTAGCCCAGCTCCCGAAGCCCTGCCAAACCAGTTAGTTAGGGAGGGGAACAAAAAGCACTTTCGCTGCAGTCGAGCTTTGCCCCTATGTCAGCTAATTTCTTTGTCCACTTAAAGGGATaatgtctgttttctctctgtcctgacCACTTCTTATTCTCTGTGAAAACCTCTCTTCTTGCCTGCCTGCGTGTGCACGGACAGTGGAGTAATGAGAACCAGTCGGAGCTGATTGAGACAGCTGGCTCTCTGTTCCGAGGCGCCCTGTCCGCCATCATGCCGTCTGCAGGTTCACCTCGGCAGCTCCCTCCAAGTGTGGCAGGGATCGGCCCGAAGACCCGAGTCATGTTCCCCCTCGGCATGGGTCACGCATCAGAGTACATAAGGCACCGAGTGGCTCTGATTGGGTAAGATAGTGCAGGAAGTAATGGGCTTCTCATTAAAAGATTTTACGAGATGAGAGATTTTTGAAAAAGTACTAAAAatcttgtttttacactttgtttAATCTCTGGCTTCACATGTGAGGGAATGACTCGGATTTTTGCAGCGTGCACAAAATTGCACGCCACACACTGTATGTGTTTAGATAGTGGAGGATATGTTTGTCTTTGCAGGGATGCAGCCCATCGTGTCCATCCCCTGGCGGGTCAGGGAGCCAACCTGGGCTTTGGGGATGTGGCTTGCCTCACGCGGCTCTTGAGCCAGGCTGCCTTTAACGGGAAGGACCTGGGTCAGTGAGAACTCTAAACACAAGCCCTGCAACTATAGCGCAGTGGTTTTCCCCTAAGCTCTTTTCCATTGCCCAGCCGAAGTACATGCTGTTGACCTGAATTATAAAAAGCATCTGCTTTTCCGGcaacatttatttgatgtatttctGCTCCCTCTGCCAGGAACTGTGTataagttttcattttcataaaaatgaaaatcctgttatgagatattgtgtttgtttttccttgtaTTAAATGTTCTGGAGTCAAAATAGCACCCGGACTTAATGTAGAAACCATATGACAAGTTTTTAATcccaagttttttttgtttttttgcgcAGGAGCGATCCAGCACTTGTTAGAATATGAAACCGAACGGCAGCGACACAACCTGCCCATGATGGCTGCCATCGACCTCATGAAACACCTTTACTCCACTAACTCTGCCCCTGTGGTTCTCCTACGCACCTTCGGTCTGCAGGCCACCAACATGCTCCCATCTCTAAAGGTAAGCTCCCCTTCTTTAGCCTCTACATGTCCTCCGATACATCCCAGTGAACCTGACCGTCAACCAGATAATATCCACCACCTGTCAAACCTAAGCTCCACCTCCACTCTGACCCCACCCTTTACCCTCTTTACTGATTACACGGAGCTTTACTTTAGCGGTGTCTATAATTTCCAGGGTTTTTGAACCTACTACTATGGCATCTAAGTTTAGCCCCAAATTTAGTGTTACCAAAAGTGTGTGGGTGGGGTGCAGGGCTGGCCCTGGGGCAGCGGACAGCCGTGTTGGCTTGTGTTTTCACACCCCTTTTATTACCAACCGCTCATGTGAAATGGCTTTATTCCCTACTAAGTGATTCAGACCAACACAACTGTAACTGGCTGTAAAGGCATTTCACCATGGAGGCACAAAGTGAAACGTGACATCTTTTCCATATTAAACGATGGTGACTTCACTGGTTTACAGGTCTTGTGTCGAGGTCGGCAATGCCGCAGGAGTTTTAGTGAGATTCAAAGGTCACAGAGTTTTTAAGTTGGTGTCTCTTTTGCCTCTGCAGGAGCAGATCATGGCCTTTGCGAGCAAGTGATGCATTCACCGCACAGAAGACGTTAATGGATCCCTGAAGAGTGTGAGCTGTAAAAATTGTgactgtaaaataacaaacataataAAGATATATTTCACTCTTgtaatttctgtttgttttttccataaTTTCATTCATAATAAATCTACCTCACAACAAATATAGTGCACAACTTTGCAGCATTGCAAAGTTTatgaattatattataattCCTCAGTATATTGCGAATACAATGAGACCCAAGTTCTGAACTCCCCAAGAAGTATAGCACCTTTTTTCATTCTTGGATGGAGGAAACTGGACTGTACTATCATGTATAATTTGTTCAGTTTAAAGATGATAAAATAACAGGATTACCAACACAAAtcagatgttttatgttttattaaaacatatatGAATAGTATAAACGTATTCTACTGAactttgtaaaaacaacaatttacatATCGTCAGTCATCAGTTTATTCATACTGATGAACATCGATTCTGAGCAACTGTGAAGCATAAAATTTTTTTAGCAATGTAAAAGCAGTTCTTGTCAAAGTATttcatgaatattaaagttTACATTATGTATATACAACAGTAGTTATGGAACACGTCTAATACTGAAGAGAAAGCGAAGGCATTGGCTTATATAGCAGTTACACAGAAGGTCCAAGAGTTAATTGATGAGGATAATTAAAATACACTTTcagttaattaaatatttatacagttcacacagaaatatatacagtattactGATGAAGggtttcaaactttttttttttttttttttacataatttctgtttacattttttgttgtaCTTAAAGGCTGTAAATTACGTCGTTGATGAAAGGTTCTTCTTCGCTCATGTAAAATACAGTTCAGACTTGGGGCCCCTGCAATTTAGCCCTGCTTGATGAGGCCTTTCTCCCCGCTAGACAAAACAAACGATAATGGCTGAAATAGAGGCATTAACCTCATACTTAGTAAAAAGCTGTACCAACACAGTCTGTGAGAGGCATCTCCCCTGCAGCACTCTGCCCCCCTGAGTCAGGACGAACACAAACAACTCTTCAGTCGACACCAAAGCATCTGATCACGTCTTCGCTGCAATGTCTGCAAATAAAGTTTTACGTGCAAATATGAAGAGAAGACGCTCAAAATCCAATGATGCTCAACTTGTCAAAGGCTAAGGGCCTATCAGATTTACTGCTATGTCCACGCCAAGCTTgctacaataaaaaaagattgattTACAGGCAGAACTTTGGTTGCACTTGCAGCAACTAgtcttttaaaggtttttacaCTGTTCTGTACAGTTCACTCCAAGACCACAGTCAGCACCAAGACACCAAGACCGGTTGTGTTGCTTCTAAACTACCCTGTGCGCACTTTACAGATAGGTGAGAAAGACATTTCAGATCAGACACCCATAGGGAATCAAACATGTAAAcgttttacaaaaataaagtctGCCCACCAGTTGTGAGCTCAACATACAGTAGAAATAGCTGGCCTTATAAAAATATAGTGATTTCTCTCAACAGTTTTAGGGACGTTCGCAGGAGTGCTGAGGTTTGAGGAAATGAGGTGGGTGAGGAGGCGTGGTTGGACTtcggtgtgtctgtgtgggggaCGGGCTGATCAAGGATGGTTCAGAGGAAGGGACGTCCCCACAGTGAAGGACTGTCCCCTCAGTGCCGGCTGCAGCGACAGCGAGCTGTCCTTAGTGGATGTTGAGGTTTCTGAAGTAGTCGAATGTTGCCCCCAGGGCCCAGCTCGTCTCCACGTTGTTCACCTTCTTGGCGAGCTaattaaaagagagagaagaagatcTCCATCAAAATCACAGAGCAACATGTTGAAGTCTTGTGAAACCCTAACACAATATTGTTTGTTGTGCAGTTTGTCACTGATTGTATTTCTTCGACGCCCACATTGACCCAGCATTGTTTTCCTCACCTGCAGCACAGTGTTGTCCTTGAAGCCAAATCCCTCCTTTAGCAGACAAGTGATATATGTCATATCCATGCAGAGGAAGGGGCTGATCACACGGTATTTGGTCATTTTGTtgcacactgcaaacacaagaaGCCACAGGTTTCAGACGTGACAATAACACAGGTTTCACAGACATCTGACAAAAAAAGGAGCATTTGTTGCATCATATAATAACAGTCACATTTATTTCTACCCTCTGTGCTACAtgattaaaaagacatttctgtttttgttttggctgAATAAACAGGGAGGTGTGAGGAGAGTGGGTCAGGACAAGGCTGCCGGTGGGCGGTGGTCTTAAACAGGTTGGTACACAGCATATGTGTCAGGCCGCAGGTGGTGTGTGGCTGTCAGGTGCCCTCCTGCCTGGGCCAGACAGACATCTTCAGCTCGCCTGCCAGCCTCAGCCAGACTCGCTCCTCGTGACCATGTGACAGTGTTCTCACAACCCAAACAGCCTTATataacacatcaacacactctGTACTCTGCTCGCTATAAATCTGCTCCTACATGGACATTAAAGTCAAAACCTGAGCCTGATCAGCATGCCAGGTATCTTTTAGacatgttaaaacattttatagtcATGTTAACATATATTTACCCtgtaataaaatacatttgtctttttatccaACTCCATAACACATTTTAGCAAATAATCggttacattttattgttgtaataAATTCTTTTTTGGCAGGATAAGCTGTGCCATTTTGGCGCCATTGTACCAAATGTTTTGGGCACAAACAAGCTGTTTAGAGCATAGACTGTTTGGGTGGTTGGATGACTGACTgatatatttaacttttaagATTGTCGGTTT contains:
- the coq6 gene encoding ubiquinone biosynthesis monooxygenase COQ6, mitochondrial yields the protein MMHKLSKAALAFHGLGRCLIAEKHVSAINITRRGLVCAQHGDDPGENEVYDVIISGGGMVGSAMACSLGMDPNLEGKKILLLEAGNKKVMDKVPDGYSTRVSSISPGSTTLLSGIGVWEHISQMRCKPYKRMQVWDACSDALITFDKENLQDEMAYIVENDIVVAALTKQLDSLSDNVQVKYRSKVVKYKWPMPQQAAESIPWVQVKLANGETLQTKLLIGADGPNSMVRRELGIPTVKWNYDQSAVVAVLHLSEPTENNVAWQRFLPTGPIAMLPLSDTESSLVWSTSHRLAEELLALDEESFVDAINSAFWSNENQSELIETAGSLFRGALSAIMPSAGSPRQLPPSVAGIGPKTRVMFPLGMGHASEYIRHRVALIGDAAHRVHPLAGQGANLGFGDVACLTRLLSQAAFNGKDLGAIQHLLEYETERQRHNLPMMAAIDLMKHLYSTNSAPVVLLRTFGLQATNMLPSLKEQIMAFASK